In one window of Streptomyces griseus subsp. griseus DNA:
- a CDS encoding nitroreductase family protein has product MGYAHEYAAAIMHRGRVPMEPADFVPNWQDGPRKAKFYPGADSFPLPDAPYPADATLDRGLCQEGAPGEGEFDLTALSGMLRDSYGLTGRRLGVQANTDLSALPFYPLANWSRGSASGGGLYPVGVHWISGPSGPVPPGVHYYSTRHHAMQRLLTGDVSGEVRDALGEGAPGPETDQYLVLSIKFWQNSFKYNSFSFHAVSMDLGACVQTWRMWAAARGLAVEPALWFDEERLAALLGVDPAEEGIFAVVPLKWAGYEPGSGGSAAPVSVQRKDVERSRTVLTFDALLRMQAATCAGATARPAPGALAPAAAHPVDPAAVEVELPPARPLETDVRTALRDRRSSFGRFEAQQPVTRPQLAACLAAAVAGSRLGGDTGGDVRLAKLYVFVSHVEGVVPGSYAYDPERRSLRRISEGRPGEFLQKNYFLANYNLEQAGAVLVPTVRTTAVLDAVGDRGYRLVNATIGAVAQSVYTAASAVDLGCGVALGFDNISYIEALGLEGTGEAPLLIMMIGNERPAPADFRYEIA; this is encoded by the coding sequence ATGGGATACGCCCATGAATACGCCGCCGCGATCATGCACCGCGGCCGGGTCCCGATGGAACCCGCAGACTTCGTACCGAACTGGCAGGACGGGCCCCGCAAGGCCAAGTTCTACCCGGGCGCCGACAGCTTCCCACTGCCCGACGCCCCCTACCCCGCCGACGCCACCCTCGACCGGGGCCTGTGCCAGGAAGGGGCCCCCGGAGAGGGCGAGTTCGACCTCACCGCCCTCTCCGGCATGCTCCGCGACTCCTACGGGCTGACCGGCCGCCGCCTGGGCGTCCAGGCCAACACCGACCTGAGCGCCCTGCCTTTCTACCCGCTGGCCAACTGGTCGCGCGGATCGGCCTCCGGGGGCGGCCTGTACCCGGTCGGCGTCCACTGGATCTCCGGGCCGAGCGGCCCCGTGCCGCCGGGCGTGCACTACTACTCCACCCGCCACCACGCCATGCAGCGGCTGCTCACCGGGGATGTCTCCGGCGAGGTGCGGGACGCGCTCGGGGAGGGCGCGCCGGGCCCGGAGACGGATCAGTACCTGGTGCTCTCCATCAAGTTCTGGCAGAACTCCTTCAAGTACAACAGCTTCTCCTTCCACGCCGTCTCCATGGACCTCGGCGCCTGCGTCCAGACCTGGCGGATGTGGGCGGCGGCCCGGGGGCTGGCGGTCGAACCGGCGCTCTGGTTCGACGAGGAGCGGCTCGCGGCCCTGCTCGGCGTCGATCCCGCGGAGGAGGGGATCTTCGCGGTCGTACCGCTGAAGTGGGCGGGGTACGAGCCGGGTTCGGGCGGATCCGCCGCCCCCGTCTCCGTACAGCGCAAAGACGTTGAGCGCTCGCGGACCGTCCTCACCTTCGACGCGCTCCTTCGTATGCAGGCCGCCACCTGCGCTGGCGCCACCGCCCGGCCCGCCCCCGGCGCGCTGGCCCCGGCCGCCGCGCACCCCGTCGACCCGGCGGCGGTGGAGGTGGAGCTGCCGCCCGCGCGGCCGCTGGAGACCGACGTACGCACCGCCCTGCGCGACCGCCGCTCCAGCTTCGGCCGCTTCGAGGCCCAGCAGCCGGTGACCCGTCCGCAGCTGGCGGCCTGCCTCGCCGCAGCGGTCGCCGGGTCGCGGCTCGGCGGGGACACGGGGGGTGATGTCCGGCTGGCGAAGCTGTACGTGTTCGTCAGCCATGTGGAGGGGGTGGTGCCGGGGTCGTACGCCTACGACCCGGAGCGGCGGAGCCTGCGGCGGATCAGCGAGGGACGGCCGGGGGAGTTCCTCCAGAAGAACTACTTCCTGGCCAACTACAACCTGGAGCAGGCCGGGGCCGTCCTGGTGCCGACCGTCCGGACCACCGCCGTCCTGGACGCGGTCGGCGATCGGGGATACCGCCTGGTCAACGCCACGATCGGGGCCGTCGCCCAGTCCGTCTACACCGCCGCATCGGCCGTGGATCTCGGCTGCGGAGTGGCCCTCGGCTTCGACAACATCTCCTACATCGAGGCGCTGGGCCTCGAAGGAACGGGCGAGGCGCCCCTGCTGATCATGATGATCGGCAACGAACGGCCCGCTCCCGCCGACTTCCGCTACGAGATCGCGTGA
- a CDS encoding TOMM precursor leader peptide-binding protein: MPVETFTEAPPVLGESTALLAELLTAGLARHGRAEAEADTATVEVQPLGVRDAFRAEGRHPATAAVPVRYYGRHAVVGPFPGAAGHDRPLPAADTAGARLPVAGTADTVDTQLPASREQRQLPCSRCLERRWQAVRSVALREALELGDGTRAAGPSPYITPFAAETIAGLIAARLAGGGPETGAFPAVHLVDLQTLAVRHYPLVPDPECPVCGTPEPDTDEAATITLKPAPKLRPGSFRVRDIGTYELPVEPYANPVCGSLGPSVVQDVSSTSTSATIGCFSMRSGPYLRETFWGGHADTFAESVRIGVLEGLERYAGMRSRAKRAQVHASLDGLRAEGRAAVDPRTVGLYSDAFHTANPRVLPFTSDREIPWVRGWSLRDERTVLVPEVLTYYHAPGLENRFVQESSNGCASGGALEEAVYFGLMEVVERDAFLLSWYGRAGLPEIDPRTSRRPATRQMVDRLEMYGYEARFFDTRISFPIPVVTGVAVRPDGGLGRMCFGAGAGLDPEAALTGALCEIATDAVNLQGRTERDEERLRAMAYDFEKVAALHDHPLAYGIPEMGDHADFLLGAPGAARPPARSLEELYGDGPGGRPVLPVSDDLREDLRRCVDAVTGAGFDVVVVDQTMPEQRALGLTTVSVLVPGLLPIDFGWSRQRALRMPRLRTALREAGLRTADLTDADLNPAPHPFP; encoded by the coding sequence TCCACCGCACTCCTCGCGGAGCTGCTGACGGCGGGGCTGGCCCGGCACGGCAGGGCGGAGGCCGAGGCGGACACCGCGACCGTCGAGGTCCAACCCCTCGGCGTACGCGATGCGTTCAGGGCGGAGGGGCGGCACCCGGCCACCGCCGCCGTCCCCGTGCGCTACTACGGCCGCCACGCCGTCGTCGGCCCTTTCCCCGGGGCGGCGGGCCATGACCGGCCACTCCCGGCGGCAGACACCGCAGGCGCCCGGCTCCCGGTGGCAGGCACCGCAGACACCGTGGACACCCAGCTCCCGGCCTCCCGTGAACAGCGCCAACTCCCCTGTTCCCGCTGTCTGGAGCGCCGCTGGCAGGCTGTGCGCTCGGTCGCCCTGCGCGAGGCGCTGGAGCTGGGCGACGGCACCCGGGCGGCGGGCCCGTCCCCGTACATCACGCCCTTCGCGGCGGAGACGATCGCCGGGCTCATCGCCGCCCGGCTGGCCGGCGGCGGACCGGAGACCGGGGCCTTCCCCGCCGTCCACCTGGTCGACCTCCAGACCCTGGCCGTACGCCACTACCCGCTCGTCCCGGACCCCGAGTGCCCGGTCTGCGGGACCCCCGAGCCCGACACCGACGAGGCCGCCACGATCACGCTGAAGCCGGCGCCGAAGCTGCGGCCTGGCAGCTTCCGGGTGCGGGACATCGGGACGTACGAGCTGCCCGTGGAGCCGTACGCCAACCCGGTCTGCGGCTCGCTCGGCCCCTCCGTCGTCCAGGACGTCTCCTCCACCTCGACATCGGCCACCATCGGCTGCTTCTCGATGCGTTCGGGCCCCTACCTCCGCGAGACGTTCTGGGGCGGGCACGCCGACACCTTCGCCGAGAGCGTGCGGATCGGGGTGCTGGAAGGCCTTGAGCGGTACGCGGGCATGCGGTCCCGGGCCAAGCGCGCCCAGGTCCACGCGAGCCTGGACGGGCTCCGGGCGGAGGGCCGGGCAGCGGTCGATCCCCGGACCGTCGGCCTCTACTCGGACGCCTTCCACACGGCCAACCCCCGTGTCCTGCCGTTCACTTCGGACCGGGAGATCCCGTGGGTGCGGGGCTGGTCGCTGCGGGACGAGCGGACGGTTCTCGTGCCGGAGGTGCTCACGTACTACCACGCGCCCGGCCTGGAGAACCGGTTCGTGCAGGAGAGCTCCAACGGCTGTGCGTCAGGCGGTGCGTTGGAGGAGGCCGTCTACTTCGGGCTGATGGAGGTCGTGGAGCGGGACGCGTTCCTGCTCTCCTGGTACGGGCGGGCCGGGCTGCCCGAGATCGATCCGCGCACCAGCCGCCGCCCGGCCACCCGGCAGATGGTGGACCGGCTGGAGATGTACGGCTACGAGGCCCGGTTCTTCGACACCCGGATCTCCTTCCCGATCCCCGTCGTCACCGGGGTCGCCGTCCGCCCCGACGGCGGCCTCGGCCGGATGTGCTTCGGCGCGGGCGCCGGACTCGACCCGGAAGCGGCACTCACCGGGGCGCTCTGCGAGATCGCCACCGACGCCGTCAACCTCCAGGGCCGCACCGAGCGCGACGAGGAGCGGCTGCGGGCGATGGCGTACGACTTCGAGAAGGTGGCGGCGCTCCACGACCACCCGTTGGCGTACGGCATCCCGGAGATGGGCGACCACGCGGACTTCCTGCTCGGCGCGCCGGGAGCGGCACGCCCACCCGCGCGCTCCTTGGAGGAGTTGTACGGGGACGGGCCCGGCGGCCGGCCGGTCCTCCCCGTCTCCGACGACCTGCGCGAGGACCTTCGGCGGTGCGTGGACGCCGTCACGGGTGCCGGGTTCGACGTGGTGGTGGTCGACCAGACCATGCCCGAACAGCGGGCGCTGGGCCTGACCACGGTGAGCGTCCTCGTGCCCGGCCTGCTGCCGATCGACTTCGGCTGGAGCAGGCAGCGGGCTCTGCGGATGCCCCGGCTGCGCACCGCGCTGCGTGAGGCGGGGCTGCGTACGGCGGACCTCACCGACGCCGACCTCAACCCGGCCCCGCACCCGTTCCCATGA